A window of Choloepus didactylus isolate mChoDid1 chromosome 21, mChoDid1.pri, whole genome shotgun sequence contains these coding sequences:
- the LOC119518296 gene encoding olfactory receptor 5M11-like, with protein MLIKNGSKITVLVLLGLSDHPDLHPLLFVLFLVVYLITLLGNLGIMMLIRLDPHLHTPMYFFLTNLAFVDLCYASNATPQMLMAFLLEKRTISYAGCFIQCYVFIALLFTKIYMLAVMVYDLYVAICKPLHYSVKMSRRVCICLATFPYVYGFSDGLFQAILTFCLTFCRSDVINHFYCAVFLALKHVKEHATFVSAGFSLSNSLTTILLSYAFIIAAILRIKSAEGRHMAFSTCGSHMMAVTLFYGTIFCIYVRLPTNKTVEESKIIAVFYMFVRPVLNPLIYSL; from the coding sequence ATGCTCATTAAAAATGGCAGTAAAATAACAgttttggttctcctggggctttCAGATCACCCGGATCTCCACCCTCTCCTCTTTgtgttgtttctggttgtttaccTCATCACACTCTTAGGCAACCTGGGAATAATGATGTTAATCAGACTGGACCCTCACCTTCAcactcccatgtacttcttcctcactAACTTAGCCTTTGTAGACTTGTGCTATGCCTCAAATGCAACTCCGCAGATGTTGATGGCTTTCCTATTGGAGAAGAGGACCATTTCCTATGCTGGCTGTTTCATCCAGTGTTATGTTTTCATTGCACTCCTCTTTACCAAGATCTACATGCTGGCAGTAATGGTCTATGACCTCTATGTGGCCATATGCAAACCACTGCACTACAGTGTTAAAATGTCCAGGAGAGTCTGCATCTGCCTGGCCACATTTCCTTATGTCTATGGATTCTCAGATGGTCTCTTCCAGGCCATCCTTACCTTTTGCTTGACCTTCTGCAGATCGGATGTCATCAACCACTTCTACTGTGCTGTGTTTCTCGCTCTGAAACATGTCAAGGAACATGCCACGTTCGTATCAGCTGGCTTCAGCCTCTCCAATTCCCTCACCACCATCCTGCTGTCCTATGCCTTTATTATTGCTGCCATCCTCAGGATCAAATCAGCTgaaggaaggcacatggcattCTCCACCTGTGGTTCTCACATGATGGCTGTCACCTTATTTTATGGAACCATCTTCTGCATATATGTAAGACTACCAACAAATAAGACTGTTGAGGAATCCAAAATAATAGCTGTCTTCTACATGTTTGTAAGACCAGTGCTTAATCCACTGATCTATAGTCTCTGA